One genomic region from Anguilla rostrata isolate EN2019 chromosome 2, ASM1855537v3, whole genome shotgun sequence encodes:
- the taf5l gene encoding TAF5-like RNA polymerase II p300/CBP-associated factor-associated factor 65 kDa subunit 5L isoform X1, translating to MKTSIHRGPPGPSLRTTDLGYSSKLAMKRVRTEQIQYTVAQYLKRRQYVDTESSLKGAKLSQSAEEMAANLTVQTESGCANVVSAAPCQADPQQYEMQFARLRNFLSEAEVPWSREVSGVLYPLFVYLHLDMARCGLKSAVDSFYGRFHGLFLQDAEQRDTVEQLRHVLSSPDVSSNAKLCAFLDHKYVVRLSDPAYSYLLRYLQSADNAALCRVLSAHVQVEVTAVRRTDYQLYGPGAWGSSSSCGPASSQRGADPGEGLLDPGGAAPGLPPNEAAAEALQDCIKRVKDGPPSLTTVCFYAFHHTDQLLNAAEISADSKLLAAGFDNSAVKLWSLRARKLKAEPHRVDVSRIRLACDVLDEEADDEDSAGSEMKILRGHCGPVYRTTFLTDCSGLLSCSEDTTIRYWNLGSFTNTVLYQGHAYPVWDVDISPCSLYFASGSHDRTARLWTFARTYPLRLYAGHLADVDCVKFHPNSNYLATGSADKTVRLWSTQQGSSVRLFTGHRGPVLALAFSPNGKYLASASEDQRLKLWDLASGSLFKDLRGHTDTVTGLSFSPDSSLVASSSMDNSVRVWDIRNSHGGSAPTDGSSSELVGLYTGSTSNILSVQFMACNLLLVTGTAQEKQEH from the exons atgaaaaccagcatacacaggggtcccccaggaccgagtttgagaaccactgacctAGGCTACAGCTCTAAATTA GCAATGAAGAGGGTGCGGACTGAGCAGATCCAGTATACAGTGGCTCAGTACCTGAAAAGGCGGCAGTATGTGGACACTGAAAGTTCCCTGAAGGGGGCCAAGCTTTCCCAGTCTGCCGAGGAGATGGCAGCTAACCTCACAG TTCAGACGGAGTCTGGCTGTGCCAACGTGGTCTCTGCAGCTCCGTGTCAGGCAGACCCGCAGCAGTACGAAATGCAGTTTGCCAGACTGCGCAACTTCCTGTCCG AAGCGGAGGTGCCGTGGAGCCGGGAGGTGAGCGGCGTGCTGTACCCGCTGTTCGTCTACCTGCACCTGGACATGGCGCGCTGCGGACTGAAGAGCGCGGTGGACAGCTTCTACGGCCGCTTCCACGGGCTCTTCCTGCAGGACGCCGAGCAGCGGGACACGGTGGAGCAGCTGCGCCACGTCCTGTCCTCGCCGGACGTCTCGTCCAACGCCAAGCTCTGCGCCTTCCTGGACCACAAGTACGTGGTGCGCCTGAGCGACCCGGCCTACAGCTACCTCCTGCGCTACCTCCAGAGCGCCGACAACGCCGCCCTCTGCCGGGTGCTCAGCGCCCACGTGCAGGTGGAAGTGACGGCCGTCCGGCGGACTGACTACCAGCTGTACGGGCCGGGCGCCTGGGGCTCCTCGTCGTCCTGCGGCCCCGCGTCCTCCCAGAGGGGGGCGGACCCCGGAGAGGGCCTCCTGGACCCGGGCGGCGCGGCGCCGGGCCTCCCGCCGAACGAGGCGGCGGCCGAGGCGCTGCAAGACTGCATCAAGCGGGTGAAGGACGGCCCGCCCTCGCTCACTACCGTCTGCTTCTACGCCTTCCATCACACCGACCAGCTGCTGAATGCGGCCGAGATCTCGGCTGACAGCAAGCTCCTGGCCGCCGGCTTCGACAACTCGGCGGTGAAGCTGTGGAGCCTGCGGGCGCGCAAGCTCAAGGCGGAGCCGCACCGCGTGGACGTGTCGCGCATCCGCCTGGCCTGTGACGTTTTGGACGAGGAG gCTGACGACGAGGACAGCGCCGGCAGCGAGATGAAGATCCTGCGGGGCCACTGCGGACCGGTCTACCGCACCACCTTCCTGACGGACTGCTCGGGTCTCCTCTCCTGCTCGGAGGACACCACCATCCGCTACTGGAACCTGGGCAGCTTCACCAACACTGTGCTCTACCAGGGCCACGCCTACCCGGTGTGGGACGTAGACATCAGCCCCTGCAGCCTGTACTTTGCGAGCGGGTCCCACGACCGGACGGCGCGCCTCTGGACCTTCGCCCGGACGTACCCGCTGCGCCTGTATGCCGGCCACCTGGCCGACGTGGACTGCGTCAAGTTCCACCCCAACTCGAACTACCTGGCGACCGGCTCGGCCGACAAGACCGTGCGACTGTGGAGCACCCAGCAGGGGAGCTCGGTGCGCCTCTTCACGGGCCACCGGGGCCCCGTCCTGGCCTTGGCCTTCTCCCCCAACGGCAAGTACCTGGCGTCGGCCAGCGAGGACCAGCGACTGAAACTCTGGGACCTGGCCTCGGGGTCCCTGTTCAAGGACCTGCGAGGCCACACGGACACCGTCACTGGCCTGTCCTTCAGCCCCGACAGCAGCCTGGTGGCCTCCTCCTCCATGGACAACTCCGTACGGGTGTGGGACATCCGCAACTCCCACGGGGGGAGCGCCCCCACGGATGGCTCCTCCAGCGAGCTGGTGGGCCTGTACACCGGCAGCACCAGCAACATCCTGAGCGTTCAGTTCATGGCGTGCAACCTGCTCCTGGTGACAGGCACCGCCCAGGAGAAACAGGAGCATTAG
- the taf5l gene encoding TAF5-like RNA polymerase II p300/CBP-associated factor-associated factor 65 kDa subunit 5L isoform X2 yields MKRVRTEQIQYTVAQYLKRRQYVDTESSLKGAKLSQSAEEMAANLTVQTESGCANVVSAAPCQADPQQYEMQFARLRNFLSEAEVPWSREVSGVLYPLFVYLHLDMARCGLKSAVDSFYGRFHGLFLQDAEQRDTVEQLRHVLSSPDVSSNAKLCAFLDHKYVVRLSDPAYSYLLRYLQSADNAALCRVLSAHVQVEVTAVRRTDYQLYGPGAWGSSSSCGPASSQRGADPGEGLLDPGGAAPGLPPNEAAAEALQDCIKRVKDGPPSLTTVCFYAFHHTDQLLNAAEISADSKLLAAGFDNSAVKLWSLRARKLKAEPHRVDVSRIRLACDVLDEEADDEDSAGSEMKILRGHCGPVYRTTFLTDCSGLLSCSEDTTIRYWNLGSFTNTVLYQGHAYPVWDVDISPCSLYFASGSHDRTARLWTFARTYPLRLYAGHLADVDCVKFHPNSNYLATGSADKTVRLWSTQQGSSVRLFTGHRGPVLALAFSPNGKYLASASEDQRLKLWDLASGSLFKDLRGHTDTVTGLSFSPDSSLVASSSMDNSVRVWDIRNSHGGSAPTDGSSSELVGLYTGSTSNILSVQFMACNLLLVTGTAQEKQEH; encoded by the exons ATGAAGAGGGTGCGGACTGAGCAGATCCAGTATACAGTGGCTCAGTACCTGAAAAGGCGGCAGTATGTGGACACTGAAAGTTCCCTGAAGGGGGCCAAGCTTTCCCAGTCTGCCGAGGAGATGGCAGCTAACCTCACAG TTCAGACGGAGTCTGGCTGTGCCAACGTGGTCTCTGCAGCTCCGTGTCAGGCAGACCCGCAGCAGTACGAAATGCAGTTTGCCAGACTGCGCAACTTCCTGTCCG AAGCGGAGGTGCCGTGGAGCCGGGAGGTGAGCGGCGTGCTGTACCCGCTGTTCGTCTACCTGCACCTGGACATGGCGCGCTGCGGACTGAAGAGCGCGGTGGACAGCTTCTACGGCCGCTTCCACGGGCTCTTCCTGCAGGACGCCGAGCAGCGGGACACGGTGGAGCAGCTGCGCCACGTCCTGTCCTCGCCGGACGTCTCGTCCAACGCCAAGCTCTGCGCCTTCCTGGACCACAAGTACGTGGTGCGCCTGAGCGACCCGGCCTACAGCTACCTCCTGCGCTACCTCCAGAGCGCCGACAACGCCGCCCTCTGCCGGGTGCTCAGCGCCCACGTGCAGGTGGAAGTGACGGCCGTCCGGCGGACTGACTACCAGCTGTACGGGCCGGGCGCCTGGGGCTCCTCGTCGTCCTGCGGCCCCGCGTCCTCCCAGAGGGGGGCGGACCCCGGAGAGGGCCTCCTGGACCCGGGCGGCGCGGCGCCGGGCCTCCCGCCGAACGAGGCGGCGGCCGAGGCGCTGCAAGACTGCATCAAGCGGGTGAAGGACGGCCCGCCCTCGCTCACTACCGTCTGCTTCTACGCCTTCCATCACACCGACCAGCTGCTGAATGCGGCCGAGATCTCGGCTGACAGCAAGCTCCTGGCCGCCGGCTTCGACAACTCGGCGGTGAAGCTGTGGAGCCTGCGGGCGCGCAAGCTCAAGGCGGAGCCGCACCGCGTGGACGTGTCGCGCATCCGCCTGGCCTGTGACGTTTTGGACGAGGAG gCTGACGACGAGGACAGCGCCGGCAGCGAGATGAAGATCCTGCGGGGCCACTGCGGACCGGTCTACCGCACCACCTTCCTGACGGACTGCTCGGGTCTCCTCTCCTGCTCGGAGGACACCACCATCCGCTACTGGAACCTGGGCAGCTTCACCAACACTGTGCTCTACCAGGGCCACGCCTACCCGGTGTGGGACGTAGACATCAGCCCCTGCAGCCTGTACTTTGCGAGCGGGTCCCACGACCGGACGGCGCGCCTCTGGACCTTCGCCCGGACGTACCCGCTGCGCCTGTATGCCGGCCACCTGGCCGACGTGGACTGCGTCAAGTTCCACCCCAACTCGAACTACCTGGCGACCGGCTCGGCCGACAAGACCGTGCGACTGTGGAGCACCCAGCAGGGGAGCTCGGTGCGCCTCTTCACGGGCCACCGGGGCCCCGTCCTGGCCTTGGCCTTCTCCCCCAACGGCAAGTACCTGGCGTCGGCCAGCGAGGACCAGCGACTGAAACTCTGGGACCTGGCCTCGGGGTCCCTGTTCAAGGACCTGCGAGGCCACACGGACACCGTCACTGGCCTGTCCTTCAGCCCCGACAGCAGCCTGGTGGCCTCCTCCTCCATGGACAACTCCGTACGGGTGTGGGACATCCGCAACTCCCACGGGGGGAGCGCCCCCACGGATGGCTCCTCCAGCGAGCTGGTGGGCCTGTACACCGGCAGCACCAGCAACATCCTGAGCGTTCAGTTCATGGCGTGCAACCTGCTCCTGGTGACAGGCACCGCCCAGGAGAAACAGGAGCATTAG